Genomic segment of Dromiciops gliroides isolate mDroGli1 chromosome 3, mDroGli1.pri, whole genome shotgun sequence:
AATAGACATTGTCTGGCataaaccccattttacagatcgtGGCATTGTAGCTAGCTCCAGATCCAGCAGGGTTCTGCAAGCCCTCACCCCTTTGCTTTACAATTgaggtgcagtgacttgcccagaattccACTGGCTACACCTTGTTAGCAAGGGTTAGACCTGGGCTGGACTCTGAGAGCAGGGCCCTTTCTACCAGGTTGCCTGAGGAAGGCTACATCTAGATAGGACCTTTGGGTCTGACGGGCACACTTTGGGAAGGATGTCACTAACTGTGAGAGGATCTAGAGAATGAATGGGACCATGGAAAGGTGAAGGGTCATTACAGGaggaacagtggaaagaaccaATCAGGTAGTCTGGAAAGGAGGAGATCCAGGTGACTGAAGGGACAGGGATACCATAGGAGCCTTCAGGTCCCTCCCTACAGGGCTATTCTGTCAGATTCTGTTGGGCCCCAAGGGACGAACCAGGAGCATCTGGGGTGAAGTGATGGAGAGGCAGTCCTTCCGCttgataaacagaaaaaaatcctaataacTGGAGCTGTCCCCTAGTGTCACAGGCTGCCTCAGAAGATAGTAGCTTCCCTTTCACTAAAGGTCTTCCTAAGGTTGACCAACCATTTGTTggagattttatagatgaattccTGGACCATTTGGAGGcttgattcagagctggaagggacaacCCAGTCCAAACCCTtcaggaggggaaactgaggtccagagaggttagctaagtggcttgcccaagagcATGTggtgtcagaaatgggatttgaacccagggctctttctatATTGTGCCACATGGCCTCCTAGAGTCCCTCCCTGAGATTCTGAATGAAGAGACTTTCTCAACTCCAATTCTGTTCATTCGTATTCCTAATCTGGAAGAGCCGAATCATTTTCGAATTTCCCATCCCCCTATTTGCACAAGCAAAaagaagttcatttaaaaaaaaaattgatcataaGACAGACCTAAGTGATAGAGCACACACAAAAAGAGTTGAGAAAAGCTCAATTAGATCTCTTTTCCTAAAGGTCACTGCCTGCAGGGGATTTCCCTTCGGCACCCTCTGATACCCCACAGTCATGCCACCATTAGCAAAAAGGATACCTTCCAATGACCCCAGGAATTGTCAGAAGCTGCAATCAGAAACTGGGATCAGAGGGACATGCCCAGAATGCAGTCTCTCCTTTGCATCTCAGAGTCCCTCTTTCCCTACTGTCTGGGCAAGGAGGTTGCCACTCCCTGCCCACTTGGCCCCAACAGATcacacaacaacaataaacaactttAAGCTTGGTACTCCCGAGATGCCAGGAAGAAGGCTGCCATTAGGATGAGCATGCCAGCAGCGGTGAATTTATGGGAAGATGTGGTAAACAGTTAAATGGGAATGGGCAGTGATCAGTATTATTGGAGGGCATACCCACATCGATGAGGTCACAGATCCATTGGAGTAAGCTTAAAACCACACTaagctggaggcagctaggtggtgcagtggatagagcattgaccctagattcaggaggacctgagttcaaatctggcctcagacacttgatacctactagctgtgtgaccctgggcaagtcactcaatcctcattgccctgcaaaaacaaacaaacaaaaaaccccactacaCTAAgccttttgggacaccctgtataaagATCTGCAAGGTGCTTTCCagatgttatcttatttgagagAGGAGATAATGTATAGAACACATTTGAGCTTCCCAATGGTACCAAACATCAGAACTggaggtattattatcttcattttacaaatgcggaaactgaggcctagagagggggcAATGACCTCTCTTAGGTCAAATGGTTATTAAGAcacattggtggggcagctaggtggcgcagtggatagagcaccggccctggaatcaggagtacctgagttcaaatccggcctcagacacttaacacttactagctgtgtgaccttgggcaagtcacttaaccccaattgcctcacttaaaaaaaaaaaaaagacacattggtagaatttgaacccagggattCTTGCTTCCAAATCCATCATGCTAGCCAATTTATTATGTTGTCTCTCATACACAGAGGCTAGGGTCACTCAGCCCCTTGGCCATGGGCAACCTGGAAATGGGTCCTGGCACCAGGTGGGCTTGTCCCTCTGCTTTCCCTGAGAAGACACCATTGCCTCTTCTTCCATTTCCGTTACCCAGACTCAGCACTGAGGAAGCCAGAGCTCTGCCCAGCCCACGTCCCCACCCTCTGGGCCAACTTGGTTCAATGGAGCCCTGTTCTCAGAAGAGTTGCTAATTGAGGTATCCTCTATCTGTGGGGTGGTTGGTGTGAGGGGTGGGTGTTGTTCTGCTTTTTCAGAAATACACTGAGGCTCTCTTCTGCCACCTGCGCCCATGCGGTCGGTCTCTCCCAGGGTGGAGAGATGGGAAGAGCATGTGTGTGTTCCTGCCCACCCACACAGAACCTGTCTCTGTTTACGCTTGGCTGAGAAGGGCAAAGAGCAGTTCTTCTCCAGCCCCAGGCAACTGGGAAACTAGTGTGTCGTCATGAAAAGggccctggatttggagccaaaagAACTGAATTAGAATTTTGGCTCTCctattttctagctatgtgaccttggtaagtcacttcctttctctaggtctcagatgatctctaagcatCAAATCCTATGACTGAGAAATCATGAAGCAAAATAGTAGAGGCAATGAGGTACAGTAGtctgaggatctgggtttgaatcttggcttggCCCCTTGTGACCTGCTTGACTCTGGGgcagtcattttccttctctaggactcattttcatcttctataaaatgaggggaatgaaTCCAATGACCTCTACGGCCTGTGGTTCAAGTATCTCTAAGCTGTCATTGGTGGAGCAGCCCCAGATTAGTCCCTTCTCCTGCTACAGCAGTGGGAGACCCAGGTAGGACCTAGGATAGCACCCTGGCTAAACTCTAAGATTAATGCTtctagggaggaaggaagagggaggagggaagagggagaaggaggaggagaaaaagaggaaggggaagagaagaaaaggaagaaggagggggagaaggaagagaaggaggaagaagaagaaggcaaaggcaaaagagaaggaggaggaggaggaggagaagaaggagaaggagaagaaaaagaagaagaagaagaagaagaagaagaagaagaagaagaagaagaagaagaagaagaagaagaagaagaagaagaagaagaagaagaagaagaagaagaagaagaagaagaagaaggagaaggaggaggagaaggaggaggaggaggaggaggaggaggaggaggagaagaaggaggaggagaaggagaagaaggaggagaaggagaaggagaaggagaaggagaaggagaagaaggaggagaaggagaaggagaaggagaaggagaaggagaaggagaaggagaaggagaaggagaaggagaaggagaaggagaaggagaaggagaaggagaaggagaaggagaagaagaaggagaagaagaagaagaagaagaagaagaagaagaagaagaagaagaaggagaaggagaagaaggaggagaaggagaaggagaaggagaaggagaaggagaaggagaagaagaaggaggaggagaaggagaaggagaaggagaaggagaaggagaaggaggaggagaaggaggaggagaaggaggagaaggagaaggagaagaagaaggagaaggagaagaaggaggagaaggagaaggagaaggagaaggagaaggagaaggagaaggagaagaagaagaagaagaagaagaagaagaagaagaagaagaagaagaagaagaagaagaagaagaagaagaagaaggaggaggagaaggagaaggagaaggagaagaaggaggagaaggaggaggagaaggagaagaaggagaagaagaaggagaaggagaaggagaaggagaaggagaaggagaaggagaaggagaaggagaaggagaaggagaaggagaaggagaaggagaaggagaaggaggaggagaaggaggagaagaaggagaagaaggagaagaagaagaagaagaaggagaagaagaagaagaagaagaagaagaagaagaagaagaagaagaaggaggaggaggaggaggaggaggagaaggagaaggagaagaagaaggagaagaaggaggagaaggaggaggagaaggaggagaagaaggagaagaaggagaaggagaagaagaaggagaaggagaaggagaaggagaaggagaaggagaaggagaaggagaaggagaaggagaaggagaaggagaaggagaaggagaaggagaaggagaaggagaaggagaaggagaagaagaaggaggaggaggaggaggaggaggaggaggagaaggagaaggagaaggagaaggagaaggagaaggagaaggagaaggagaaggagaaggagaaggagaaggagaaggagaaggagaaggagaaggagaaggagaaggagaaggagaaggagaaggagaaggagaaggagaaggagaaggagaaggagaaggagaaggagaaggagaagaagaaggagaaggagaaggagaagaagaagatgggaTAGTGGATAGACAGCTGTTCTCCAAGTCAGGAGGAAATGAACTCAGCTCCTATcctgacacatgctggctatgTATGGGATCCTGAGAAAGTCAGGCAAGctctcaatgccccaggcaactctcaaagactctAAGTCACAGAGCAGGTGACAACCTGCAATAGTAGAGGGAGTTCCCCAGACCAGTGAAATCCTAGGTCCTGACCCCCAAATTCTGGTAAAAATTGTCATAGTATTATTACTCATAACAATAGTAAGTTTGAACTTGGCCTAAGATTTCATCAAGCAGGGAGTTCCCAGTGGAGAAACTCCCTCTCCCACAGCCAACCAGAACAGGTTCTACAACTTAAGGGTTGTCTGAAAGAGTAGCTTTGGCTAGGGGCTGAGAGGCTGCcacacttgcccaaggtcaaagagcCTGAATCAGAggcaggtcttttttttttttttttgagacaatggggttaagtgacttgtccagggtcacacagctagtaagtgtgaggtcacatttgaactcaggtcctcctgactccagggccagcactctatccactgcaccacctagctgcctccagaggcAGGCCTTGAACGCACCTCTTCCTGAGTAGAGGCCAGGCCTCTATCCATTCTTCCACCCCGATTATAATAACCACAACACCCGTTTATGTcaagatttgcaaagccctttcaTCAATCTAGCAGGTAGGTAATGCAagaatttttattcccatttcagagatgaggaacagagagattcagtgacttgtcccagggaTACATATCTCTTAAATGCCAGAGCTAGGTTTCAGGCTCAGATCTCCAAGGTCAGTGCACTTTCCCTTATAACACACCAGTACCAAATCTCAGATCAGGGCCTTAAGGACCACTTAGCCTAACCCTGTCATTTggcagatggtgaaactgaggcccacaggagCAAAAATGAAGGGGCACAAAGAAGTTGAGAGAGAGGCACTGAGCTGTCCAAGGTTACAAGGCACACAAGCAGTAAGCTA
This window contains:
- the LOC122748128 gene encoding spore wall protein 2-like, translating into MTSYFPPSSTAKGPLWTRTWIQGVKRVTFPKALTHPPLPSLHKQGAQEQGQPIHSSEVASFCTVGVQMEEEEEEEKKEEEKEKKEEKEKEKEKEKEKKEEKEEGEGEGEGEGEGEEEGEEEEEEEEEEEEEEEGEGEEGGEGEGEGEGEGEGEEEGGGEGEGEGEGEGEGGGEGGGEGGEGEGEEEGEGEEGGEGEGEGEGEGEGEGEEEEEEEEEEEEEEEEEEEEEEEEEGGGEGEGEGEEGGEGGGEGEEGEEEGEGEGEGEGEGEGEGEGEGEGEGEGEGEGEGGGEGGEEGEEGEEEEEEGEEEEEEEEEEEEEEEGGGGGGGGEGEGEEEGEEGGEGGGEGGEEGEEGEGEEEGEGEGEGEGEGEGEGEGEGEGEGEGEGEGEGEGEGEGEEEGGGGGGGGGGEGEGEGEGEGEGEGEGEGEGEGEGEGEGEGEGEGEGEGEGEGEGE